A single window of Granulicella mallensis MP5ACTX8 DNA harbors:
- a CDS encoding acyl-CoA thioesterase, which yields MEQMLERGFGETRVRVRYAETDQMGVVYHANYLVWFEVGRVEFIRQMGMDYKSFESEDGAMIAVVEATARYKSPARYDDELIVRTWLVGMRGPLLRLRYAIVRAADEVLLCEGETVHIVVGRDMKRREMPARFAERFAAMLHRTKQAVPDQCAQVVSERGAKDE from the coding sequence ATGGAACAGATGTTGGAACGTGGTTTTGGCGAGACGCGCGTGCGTGTGCGGTATGCCGAGACCGACCAGATGGGTGTCGTGTATCACGCGAACTACCTGGTCTGGTTTGAGGTGGGCCGCGTCGAGTTCATCCGGCAGATGGGCATGGATTACAAGAGCTTCGAGTCTGAGGACGGTGCGATGATCGCCGTGGTCGAAGCCACTGCTCGCTACAAGTCTCCTGCGCGCTATGACGACGAACTGATTGTGCGGACGTGGCTGGTGGGCATGCGCGGCCCGCTTCTGCGGCTGCGTTATGCGATTGTGCGCGCTGCAGATGAGGTGTTATTGTGCGAGGGCGAAACGGTGCATATCGTCGTCGGCCGCGATATGAAGCGGCGGGAGATGCCGGCAAGATTCGCGGAGCGTTTTGCGGCCATGCTGCATCGAACGAAGCAGGCTGTGCCGGATCAGTGTGCGCAGGTAGTGTCGGAACGGGGAGCGAAAGATGAGTGA
- a CDS encoding glycosyltransferase family 2 protein, whose protein sequence is MLVSVAIVTLNEEENLPRTLTSVRWADEIVVVDSGSTDRTVEIAHTLGARVIERAWPGFAAQKNFAISQCSGTWILSLDADEELTPELQTQIRTMLASNPPIDAYYLRRRNLFLGRWIKHGGFYPDPKLRLFRRSAANFALTPQFEERPVHETIAFDGAAGTLDFDLVHNAYPALSTYIEHMDRYSGLGADLLVAKGRTSRSLLSFLSNIFVVPQVMFLWNYFFRLGFLDGREGLLLHLYHATYTSWKYAKAWEKARKV, encoded by the coding sequence ATGCTCGTCTCCGTCGCCATCGTCACCCTGAACGAAGAAGAAAATCTGCCCCGCACGCTCACGAGTGTGCGCTGGGCCGACGAGATCGTCGTCGTCGATTCCGGGTCAACCGATCGCACCGTAGAGATCGCCCACACCCTGGGCGCTCGCGTGATCGAGCGCGCCTGGCCGGGCTTCGCCGCGCAGAAGAACTTTGCCATCTCCCAGTGCTCGGGCACATGGATTCTCTCCCTCGACGCCGACGAAGAGCTCACCCCTGAGCTGCAGACACAGATACGAACGATGCTGGCCTCGAATCCACCGATCGACGCCTACTATCTGCGCCGGCGCAACCTGTTTTTAGGCCGCTGGATCAAGCACGGCGGATTCTATCCTGACCCGAAGCTGCGCCTCTTCCGCCGCAGTGCAGCGAACTTCGCGCTGACGCCGCAGTTTGAAGAGCGCCCCGTTCACGAGACCATCGCCTTCGACGGCGCAGCCGGTACGCTGGACTTCGATCTCGTCCACAACGCCTACCCGGCGCTCTCCACCTACATCGAGCATATGGATCGCTACAGCGGCCTGGGCGCGGACCTGCTCGTAGCCAAGGGCCGGACCAGCCGTTCCCTGCTAAGCTTTCTGAGCAATATCTTTGTGGTTCCGCAAGTCATGTTTCTGTGGAACTACTTCTTTCGCCTGGGCTTCCTCGATGGCCGCGAAGGCTTGCTACTGCACCTCTACCACGCCACCTACACCAGTTGGAAATATGCGAAGGCCTGGGAGAAGGCCCGCAAAGTTTAA
- a CDS encoding LacI family DNA-binding transcriptional regulator: protein MPEEKKHVVKKPISQKALAEYLKLSPSTVSLVMNDAPRAKLIPEATRQRITDAAAKFDYRPDFYAKYLYSKRSLTAAVVLPEIRDPYVSAILSGIDRKLTQEKYLYFTATHYGQEDLIREYPRRLLERAVEGFLLINTKLASDPGRPVVMVGSSPKVEGVPRFALNNHRGGAHAMEYLAGLGHRRIAVIKGHRWRATTGQRFQGISDAAKEHGITLDERLVKELHSGNTPPEASMPEEGYRCALALLATKLPFTALIAFNDVTAIGAIRAFREAGLRVPEDISVIGFDDIESAGYLTPSLTTLRQPLELMGELAAGHLIGIIDRGERPLSEILVDPALIERESTRVLKVRSKA from the coding sequence ATGCCGGAAGAGAAGAAACATGTAGTGAAGAAGCCCATCAGCCAGAAGGCCCTGGCGGAGTATTTAAAGCTTTCGCCGAGTACGGTCTCTCTCGTGATGAACGATGCCCCGCGCGCGAAACTGATTCCTGAAGCGACGCGGCAACGGATCACCGATGCCGCTGCAAAGTTCGACTACCGTCCTGACTTCTACGCAAAGTATCTCTACTCCAAACGCAGCCTGACTGCAGCCGTGGTGCTTCCGGAGATTCGCGACCCCTATGTTTCAGCCATTCTGTCCGGCATTGACCGCAAGCTGACGCAGGAGAAGTACCTCTACTTCACGGCGACCCACTATGGCCAGGAGGATCTGATCCGCGAATATCCGCGGCGCCTCCTGGAGCGCGCGGTCGAGGGCTTTCTTCTGATCAACACGAAGCTGGCCTCCGACCCGGGCAGACCGGTGGTGATGGTCGGCAGTTCGCCCAAGGTGGAAGGGGTGCCGAGATTCGCGCTGAACAATCATCGCGGCGGGGCGCATGCCATGGAATATCTCGCCGGGCTTGGACACCGGCGCATTGCAGTCATCAAGGGCCATCGATGGCGCGCAACCACGGGCCAACGTTTCCAGGGTATCTCCGATGCCGCCAAGGAGCACGGCATCACGCTGGATGAACGGCTGGTCAAGGAACTGCACTCGGGAAATACCCCTCCTGAGGCTTCAATGCCTGAGGAAGGCTACCGCTGCGCGCTCGCTCTGCTGGCGACGAAGCTTCCGTTCACCGCGTTGATTGCCTTCAACGACGTGACGGCGATTGGAGCTATCCGCGCCTTTCGTGAAGCCGGTTTGCGGGTTCCTGAAGACATCTCCGTTATCGGGTTCGACGACATTGAGAGTGCGGGCTACCTGACTCCCAGCCTGACTACGCTTCGTCAACCGTTGGAGTTGATGGGAGAACTTGCCGCCGGGCACCTGATTGGGATCATCGACAGAGGCGAGCGGCCGCTCTCGGAGATCCTGGTCGACCCAGCTCTGATCGAGCGCGAATCGACACGGGTGTTGAAGGTCCGTTCCAAGGCCTAG
- the cyaY gene encoding iron donor protein CyaY codes for MIDEIAFRHESDRALEALKQALIRAEEDGGFEAEEKNGVLNVLFEDDSAKFVFTPNTPVRQVWISAQSTSFKLEWNETAKAFTLPKTGEDLRTLTERLLREHLNNPSISLS; via the coding sequence ATGATCGACGAAATTGCTTTCCGCCACGAATCCGATCGGGCTCTCGAAGCCTTGAAGCAAGCCCTTATCCGTGCCGAGGAAGACGGCGGCTTTGAGGCCGAAGAGAAGAACGGCGTCCTCAACGTGCTCTTCGAGGACGACAGCGCGAAGTTCGTCTTTACCCCCAACACACCCGTCCGGCAGGTCTGGATCTCCGCGCAGTCGACCTCCTTCAAGCTGGAATGGAACGAAACAGCCAAGGCCTTCACCCTGCCAAAGACAGGCGAAGACCTGCGCACCCTGACCGAGCGGCTGCTGCGCGAGCACCTGAACAATCCTTCTATCTCTCTGAGCTAA
- a CDS encoding hydroxymethylglutaryl-CoA lyase: MKIVECPRDAWQGLPKVMPAEVKARYLRALIESGFSHIDAVSFVSEKAVPQMADSELVLDYLDPPDDVEIIGIVVNAKGAERAVKTGAVQTLGFPYSISTQFLDRNQRQTPEEALDQLEQIGELAYKAGLDLVAYISMAFGNPYGDPWDIDEVVSAVDLMVDAGVLQVSLSDTVGVASPELIRSVVGCVMGVHEGLEIGVHLHARPDEAAAKVRAAYEAGCRRFDGAIGGLGGCPFAQDTLVGNLPTEVLLATLAELGAKLPELRPLDGLVTASAEIAKKYGAVLQ, from the coding sequence GTGAAGATTGTTGAATGCCCGCGCGATGCGTGGCAGGGGCTACCGAAAGTAATGCCGGCCGAGGTAAAGGCGCGGTATCTGCGTGCGCTGATCGAGAGCGGGTTCTCGCATATCGATGCGGTGAGCTTTGTGTCGGAGAAGGCTGTGCCCCAGATGGCCGACTCCGAACTGGTGCTCGATTACCTCGACCCGCCCGATGATGTCGAGATCATCGGTATCGTTGTGAACGCGAAGGGTGCGGAGCGCGCCGTGAAGACGGGTGCGGTGCAGACGCTGGGCTTTCCGTACTCCATCTCGACGCAGTTTCTCGACCGCAACCAGCGGCAGACGCCGGAGGAGGCGCTTGACCAGTTGGAGCAGATCGGTGAGCTGGCCTACAAGGCCGGACTCGACCTGGTGGCGTACATCTCGATGGCGTTTGGCAATCCCTATGGCGATCCTTGGGACATCGACGAGGTGGTCAGCGCGGTCGATCTGATGGTGGATGCAGGAGTGCTGCAGGTGTCGCTCTCCGATACCGTGGGCGTGGCTTCGCCGGAGCTGATACGGAGCGTGGTGGGCTGCGTGATGGGCGTGCATGAGGGCCTGGAGATCGGAGTCCACCTGCATGCGAGGCCCGACGAGGCTGCCGCGAAGGTAAGGGCCGCGTACGAGGCAGGTTGCCGGAGATTTGACGGTGCGATCGGCGGATTGGGCGGATGCCCGTTTGCGCAGGATACTCTGGTCGGCAATCTTCCTACGGAGGTCCTGCTGGCGACGCTGGCAGAGCTGGGTGCCAAATTGCCGGAACTGCGGCCCCTCGACGGATTGGTTACAGCCAGTGCAGAGATCGCGAAGAAGTATGGAGCAGTACTGCAGTAA
- a CDS encoding IS5 family transposase: MRGDEQQQEEMFSYGSLSQRVPLDHPLRRVRAMADEVMGSLETRFEGMYSRMGRPSIPPEQLLRALVLQMLYSVRSERMLVEQLEYNLLFRWFVGLGMNDRVWDATSFTKNRERLLSGEVAQVFFSAVVASARQLRLLSDEHFTVDGTLIEAWASEKSYQPKAGPRPPKGKGSGHGGSVLKSDTHESKTDPEARLYRKGMRMGYRLRHMAHVVSENQHGLVVATEVTTCSPTQERVAAVRMMRRLKQTVKPKIVAADKGYHEQDFIGAMRQMGVEAHVPRYRCKRPCLVDPALYEQPEYAVSQKKRKWVERFFGWLKTTANLAKTRHKGHRKLHWNFTLAAAAYNLVRMANLTAVS, encoded by the coding sequence ATGCGTGGAGACGAGCAGCAACAGGAAGAGATGTTCAGCTACGGGAGCCTGAGCCAGCGAGTGCCGTTGGATCATCCATTGCGGCGAGTGCGAGCGATGGCCGATGAGGTGATGGGGAGCCTGGAGACGCGATTTGAGGGGATGTATTCGCGGATGGGGCGTCCGTCGATACCGCCAGAGCAGTTGTTGCGTGCGCTTGTTTTGCAGATGCTGTACTCGGTGCGTAGCGAGCGGATGCTGGTAGAGCAGCTGGAGTACAACCTGTTGTTCCGCTGGTTCGTGGGTCTGGGCATGAACGACCGCGTGTGGGACGCGACCAGCTTCACCAAGAACCGAGAGCGGTTGTTGTCGGGGGAGGTGGCACAGGTGTTCTTCTCTGCGGTGGTGGCGTCGGCGCGGCAGCTGCGGCTGTTGTCCGATGAGCACTTCACGGTGGACGGCACGTTGATCGAGGCGTGGGCTTCGGAGAAGAGCTATCAGCCCAAGGCTGGCCCGCGGCCGCCTAAGGGCAAGGGCTCAGGCCATGGTGGAAGCGTGTTGAAGTCTGACACCCACGAGTCGAAGACCGATCCGGAGGCGCGGCTGTATCGCAAGGGTATGCGGATGGGCTACCGTCTGCGGCACATGGCACACGTAGTGAGCGAGAACCAGCATGGGCTAGTGGTGGCTACCGAGGTCACCACCTGTTCTCCCACCCAGGAGCGAGTGGCTGCTGTGCGGATGATGCGGCGGCTGAAGCAGACGGTGAAGCCGAAGATCGTGGCTGCCGACAAGGGCTATCATGAGCAGGACTTCATAGGCGCGATGCGGCAGATGGGGGTGGAGGCGCATGTGCCGAGATACAGGTGCAAACGTCCCTGCCTGGTCGATCCGGCGCTCTATGAACAACCTGAGTACGCCGTGAGCCAGAAGAAGCGGAAGTGGGTAGAGCGCTTCTTCGGCTGGCTGAAGACGACCGCGAACCTGGCCAAAACAAGACACAAAGGGCATCGCAAGCTGCACTGGAACTTCACCCTCGCCGCTGCCGCCTACAACCTCGTCCGCATGGCCAATCTCACCGCAGTCAGCTGA
- a CDS encoding enoyl-CoA hydratase/isomerase family protein, with the protein MSTVRIEDELGIRTITLNRPERRNALVPEMQEELIAALKGAESAGARVVVLAGAGEAFCAGLDLSALQGMAGQSAEEHRVDAERIGRMFRALWECDLPTLAVVQGPAVAGGTGLATICDFTLASPEAKFGYTEARIGFVPALVSAYLALQLGDKAARGLLLSARIFGADEALRLGLVSEIVERGQLQTRVMELAAQLMANSPESLRATKRLLRAQQTERLDRALALAMEANAASRQTADFREGVAAFLEKRKPVWK; encoded by the coding sequence ATGTCTACGGTACGCATTGAAGACGAACTCGGGATTCGGACGATTACGTTGAATCGTCCGGAGCGGCGGAATGCGCTTGTGCCGGAGATGCAGGAGGAGTTGATCGCTGCCCTGAAGGGTGCGGAGTCTGCCGGTGCCCGGGTTGTCGTGCTGGCGGGTGCGGGGGAGGCGTTCTGTGCGGGGCTGGATCTGTCGGCGCTGCAGGGGATGGCTGGGCAGTCTGCTGAGGAGCATCGCGTCGACGCTGAGCGCATCGGGCGGATGTTCCGTGCGCTGTGGGAGTGCGATCTGCCGACGTTGGCCGTTGTACAGGGTCCGGCGGTTGCCGGTGGAACCGGTCTGGCGACGATCTGCGACTTTACGCTGGCTTCTCCTGAGGCCAAGTTTGGCTATACCGAGGCGCGGATTGGCTTTGTGCCGGCGCTGGTGAGTGCGTATCTGGCACTGCAGTTGGGAGACAAGGCGGCTCGCGGCCTGCTGCTGAGCGCCCGGATCTTCGGTGCGGACGAGGCGTTGCGTCTGGGACTTGTGAGTGAGATTGTTGAACGTGGGCAGCTCCAAACGCGGGTGATGGAGCTTGCGGCGCAACTGATGGCCAATTCGCCAGAGAGTCTGCGGGCGACCAAACGGTTGTTGCGTGCGCAGCAGACGGAACGGCTGGATCGGGCGCTTGCCCTGGCGATGGAGGCCAATGCGGCCTCGCGGCAGACGGCGGATTTTCGGGAGGGCGTGGCTGCGTTCCTGGAAAAGCGGAAACCGGTGTGGAAATAG
- a CDS encoding SDR family oxidoreductase → MSEKKVALISGANKGIGLETGRQLGKLGYTILLGSRDALKGEVAARQLRGDGVDARVVKLDVVRQADIDAVAKLIASEFGKLDVLVNNAGAMIEKSWTKNSTSETKVADLRATFETNLFAVLALTQALLPLLKKSEAARIVNVSSILGSVSLQATKGSPTYDTKLFAYNSSKAALNVFTIHLAHELLGTKIKVNSAHPGWVHTDMGGSAAPMNVVDGAKTEVQLATLPEDGPTGGFFHLGKELAW, encoded by the coding sequence ATGAGTGAGAAGAAGGTTGCGCTGATTAGTGGAGCAAACAAGGGAATCGGTCTTGAGACGGGGCGGCAGCTCGGCAAGCTCGGCTATACGATTCTGCTGGGTTCGCGCGATGCCCTGAAGGGCGAGGTGGCGGCGCGGCAGTTGCGTGGCGATGGCGTGGACGCGCGGGTGGTAAAGCTCGATGTTGTCCGGCAAGCGGATATTGACGCGGTCGCGAAGCTGATTGCAAGCGAGTTCGGCAAGCTCGACGTGCTGGTGAACAACGCGGGCGCCATGATCGAAAAGAGCTGGACGAAGAACAGCACCAGCGAGACGAAGGTCGCCGATCTTCGCGCGACGTTTGAGACGAACCTGTTCGCCGTTCTGGCATTGACGCAGGCGTTGCTGCCGTTATTGAAGAAGTCGGAGGCGGCGCGGATCGTGAATGTGTCCAGCATCCTTGGTTCGGTGAGTCTGCAGGCGACGAAGGGCTCGCCGACCTACGACACCAAGCTGTTTGCGTATAACTCGTCAAAGGCCGCTCTGAACGTCTTTACAATTCATCTCGCGCATGAGCTGCTCGGGACCAAGATCAAGGTGAACTCGGCGCATCCTGGCTGGGTGCATACGGATATGGGCGGCAGCGCGGCTCCGATGAACGTGGTCGATGGCGCGAAGACTGAGGTTCAGCTTGCGACGTTACCGGAAGATGGGCCGACGGGTGGGTTCTTCCATTTGGGTAAAGAGCTTGCCTGGTAG